The proteins below are encoded in one region of Shewanella putrefaciens:
- a CDS encoding mechanosensitive ion channel family protein, with protein MENLEGLLKQAPDLVMTYGLKILFAIIIFFVGKYFSGVAQKLVRKLLNSRKIDPTVVSFVANLTWAVVFVFTVIATLGQIGVQTASLVAVIGAAGLAVGLALQGSLSNFASGVLMVLFRPCRVGDYIEAAGIAGTVDEITIFSTKLRTPDNKVIVAPNSSIMNGTITNYSASENRRIDLVIGVSYSADIALTKKVLTDILDNNQYVLKDPAYTVGLAELANSSINFVVRPWVKTADYWTARFEILEQIKNALDAANIEIPFPQMDIHVKQLPESK; from the coding sequence ATGGAAAACCTAGAAGGTTTATTAAAGCAGGCACCGGATCTGGTCATGACCTATGGCTTAAAGATCTTATTTGCCATTATCATTTTCTTTGTTGGTAAATACTTTTCAGGCGTCGCACAAAAGTTAGTGCGCAAATTACTTAATAGCCGAAAAATCGATCCGACAGTCGTATCCTTTGTAGCGAATCTGACATGGGCCGTGGTGTTTGTATTCACAGTCATCGCGACGTTAGGGCAAATTGGGGTACAAACCGCATCATTGGTTGCCGTTATCGGTGCCGCGGGTTTAGCCGTTGGTTTAGCGCTACAAGGCTCACTGTCAAACTTCGCCTCTGGTGTGTTAATGGTATTATTCCGCCCTTGTCGCGTGGGTGATTACATTGAAGCCGCAGGCATTGCAGGAACCGTCGATGAAATTACCATTTTCTCCACTAAGCTACGCACCCCTGATAATAAGGTCATAGTTGCGCCCAACTCTTCTATCATGAATGGGACTATCACTAACTACTCTGCCTCTGAAAATCGTCGTATTGATCTGGTGATTGGTGTTTCATATTCTGCAGATATCGCATTAACCAAAAAAGTACTGACCGATATCTTAGATAACAATCAATATGTGTTAAAAGACCCAGCGTACACTGTGGGGTTAGCTGAATTAGCTAATTCATCCATCAATTTTGTTGTTCGTCCTTGGGTAAAAACCGCCGATTACTGGACGGCTCGTTTTGAGATCCTTGAACAAATCAAGAATGCACTCGATGCTGCAAATATTGAAATTCCATTCCCACAAATGGATATCCACGTGAAGCAGTTGCCAGAGAGTAAATAA
- a CDS encoding trimeric intracellular cation channel family protein produces MQEAQFIGWLWLIGILAEAMTGALAAGRKQMDLFGVVIIGCATAIGGGTLRDMLLGNYPLIWVENVHYLIAIAFASLLTVAIAPVMRYLSKLFLAIDALGLAVFSIVGAQKTLMLGFSPTIAVVMGLITGVFGGVIRDILCNQVPLIFKKELYAVTSLLTAGLYITLETYQLTEWINLTICLSLGFSLRMLALRYHWSMPTFDYQASSDQHTH; encoded by the coding sequence GCCGAGGCAATGACTGGGGCTTTAGCTGCGGGTCGTAAGCAGATGGACTTGTTCGGCGTGGTGATCATTGGTTGTGCGACTGCGATTGGCGGCGGTACATTAAGGGATATGTTATTAGGTAACTACCCTCTGATATGGGTAGAGAATGTCCATTACCTGATAGCCATTGCTTTTGCTTCTCTATTGACTGTGGCTATCGCACCAGTCATGCGCTATTTGTCTAAGTTATTTTTAGCCATCGATGCCTTAGGTCTTGCGGTATTTTCCATCGTAGGCGCACAGAAAACCCTGATGCTCGGATTTAGTCCTACAATCGCTGTGGTCATGGGGCTAATCACAGGTGTGTTTGGTGGCGTGATCCGCGATATTCTATGCAATCAAGTGCCGTTGATTTTTAAGAAGGAACTCTATGCTGTTACTTCACTGTTAACGGCAGGATTGTATATCACCTTAGAAACCTATCAGTTAACCGAATGGATCAATCTAACGATTTGTTTAAGCTTAGGTTTCAGTTTGAGAATGTTGGCGTTACGCTACCACTGGTCAATGCCGACGTTTGATTATCAGGCCAGTAGCGACCAACATACGCACTAA
- the tpx gene encoding thiol peroxidase — MQKYISFLAASCFCSLMLLSPNAIANEKTQVLMGEKTVTLEGKLPKLTQMAPGFKVVDEHFTPVTLSDFKGKTVLISAVPSLDTGVCALQTKRFNSEVSHFSDDVIMLTISADLPFAQKRFCKVENVDKIKVLSDSVWRDFGEKYGLLIQDYGLLARAIFIIDAEGKLQYQELVPNITEHPNYDAALAALKTIQALQ, encoded by the coding sequence ATGCAAAAGTACATTTCATTTTTGGCCGCTAGCTGTTTTTGCAGCTTAATGCTGCTCAGCCCCAATGCCATTGCCAATGAAAAGACGCAGGTATTAATGGGCGAGAAAACCGTCACACTGGAGGGCAAATTGCCCAAACTTACCCAAATGGCGCCGGGGTTTAAAGTGGTAGATGAGCATTTTACGCCTGTTACCCTAAGTGACTTTAAAGGTAAAACTGTGCTTATCAGTGCGGTGCCAAGCTTAGATACTGGCGTATGCGCATTGCAGACGAAACGTTTTAATAGTGAAGTCAGCCATTTTTCGGATGATGTAATAATGCTGACAATTAGCGCCGATCTCCCCTTCGCACAGAAGCGTTTTTGTAAAGTTGAAAATGTAGACAAAATTAAAGTGCTATCAGATTCGGTCTGGCGTGACTTTGGTGAAAAATACGGCCTATTAATTCAAGATTACGGCTTACTGGCCCGCGCGATTTTTATTATCGACGCTGAAGGTAAATTGCAATACCAAGAATTAGTGCCAAATATTACCGAACACCCAAACTATGATGCGGCACTGGCAGCACTAAAAACCATTCAAGCTCTCCAATAA